The Neoarius graeffei isolate fNeoGra1 chromosome 25, fNeoGra1.pri, whole genome shotgun sequence genome includes a region encoding these proteins:
- the lrrc32 gene encoding transforming growth factor beta activator LRRC32, translated as MQDILTGCLQVQSLLSMMSTQVWFRFFIVNLLSLQLSLSQELQSEDDSSNQSRVPLNVIPGSHTLNLSRKLLQFIQSDLKNMTHLDAVLKKHVGPLSTFQNLDLSGNGLYTDMIDYLLRNAPALTNLSLNENSITKIGNGTFSGSLSLRNIDLHNNVILEIEEGAFDSLLNLTELDLSVNSISCITDFNLFQLRSLNLSKNSMTSFQSIDSDQEFELLYLDLRENKMHYFPVLPRRNKIIYLDLSRNQLHSLNSTGPEDELQYLRDIEELTLSPLQSSKTHQILPSLLYLDLSYNQLKAVPPDFFSSLVALETLNISNNCLDNFMVDSESPLKALKTLDLSFNNLQNLTFKENTLYALETLYLQGNILKIVDSELFHLPRITNLHLQFNELSICGPRQNQTSGCVSLFSIPTLRYVYISENKLTSLPAYAFQGSPLLILDLSLNPNMKISEQAFSGLERSLAHLYLTGNQLGKLNISLSALRSLKVLDLPNNQLEGLFLGNRDSAIEVLNLQNNKVQVLDASTVMALEKTLKTLYLASNPLFCCENMHLISLVQQAHIDIDNAMCQYTRDVGYGEVSLRDVKPEHCETLNSKVLVIAMIAVLVLGLTIVLLVAIKLCHSRSYRFGNSYKA; from the exons ATGCAGGATATTCTCACAGGATGTCTGCAA GTGCAGTCGCTTCTAAG CATGATGAGCACCCAGGTGTGGTTCCGCTTCTTCATTGTGAATTTACTCTCACTACAGCTCTCACTCAGCCAAGAG CTCCAGAGTGAAGATGACTCCAGCAATCAGAGCCGTGTACCACTCAATGTAATCCCTGGCAGCCATACACTCAATCTGTCCCGCAAACTCCTCCAGTTTATCCAGTCAGATCTCAAGAACATGACCCACCTGGATGCAGTTCTGAAAAAGCATGTGGGGCCACTCTCTACCTTCCAGAATCTTGACCTGTCTGGAAATGGACTTTATACAGACATGATTGACTACCTTCTGAGAAATGCTCCTGCTCTTACCAACCTCTCTTTAAATGAAAACAGCATAACAAAAATAGGTAATGGTACATTCAGTGGTTCCCTGTCCCTAAGAAACATTGATTTACATAACAATGTCATTCTAGAGATCGAGGAGGGCGCATTTGATTCTCTGCTAAATCTCACCGAGCTGGATTTATCAGTGAATTCAATCTCATGCATTACTGactttaaccttttccagctcaGATCATTAAACCTAAGCAAAAATAGCATGACCTCCTTCCAGAGCATTGATTCGGACCAAGAATTTGAGTTGCTCTATCTGGACCTGAGGGAGAATAAGATGCACTACTTTCCTGTCCTGCCAAGGAGGAACAAGATCATCTATTTAGACCTTTCACGGAACCAGCTGCATAGCTTGAACAGCACCGGTCCAGAGGATGAGCTTCAGTATCTGAGGGACATAGAAGAATTGACCCTTTCTCCACTCCAAAGCAGCAAAACCCACCAAATTCTTCCAAGCCTTCTGTACTTAGACCTAAGCTATAACCAGCTCAAGGCTGTGCCTCCTGATTTCTTCTCCAGCTTGGTGGCTCTGGAGACCCTGAACATCAGCAATAACTGTCTGGATAACTTCATGGTGGACAGTGAGAGTCCTCTGAAAGCACTGAAGACCCTCGACCTGAGCTTCAACAACCTGCAGAACCTGACCTTTAAGGAAAACACACTTTACGCACTGGAGACACTCTACCTGCAAGGCAACATTCTCAAGATCGTGGACTCTGAACTCTTTCATCTACCCAGGATCACCAACCTGCATCTTCAGTTTAATGAGCTGAGCATCTGTGGTCCACGTCAAAACCAAACCAGTGGCTGTGTCTCTCTCTTCTCTATCCCTACCCTGCGATACGTTTACATATCTGAGAATAAACTGACTTCCTTGCCTGCATATGCTTTCCAGGGAAGCCCATTGCTCATCCTGGACCTGTCTCTGAATCCTAACATGAAAATCAGTGAACAGGCCTTCTCAGGCTTAGAGAGATCCCTTGCCCATCTGTACTTGACAGGAAACCAGCTTGGAAAGCTTAACATCAGCCTCTCAGCCCTACGCAGCTTGAAGGTGCTGGATTTACCCAATAACCAGTTAGAAGGCCTGTTTCTGGGCAACAGAGATTCTGCCATTGAGGTTCTGAATCTGCAGAACAATAAAGTCCAGGTTCTAGATGCTTCCACAGTAATGGCACTTGAGAAGACTCTCAAAACTCTGTATCTTGCTTCAAATCCACTCTTTTGTTGTGAAAACATGCATCTGATCAGCTTGGTGCAGCAAGCCCATATAGACATTGACAATGCCATGTGCCAGTACACAAGGGATGTTGGGTATGGGGAAGTCAGCCTCAGAGATGTGAAACCTGAACACTGTGAAACTCTGAACAGCAAAGTGCTTGTAATTGCCATGATTGCTGTACTGGTTTTGGGGCTGACAATTGTTTTGCTGGTGGCCATAAAGTTGTGCCATTCAAGAAGTTATAGATTCGGCAACAGTTACAAGGCTTAA